In the Pseudomonas sp. ADAK2 genome, one interval contains:
- a CDS encoding DUF4123 domain-containing protein, protein MPPDHLSPHDWLEQQPLEPSEHLFAIFSNASAAEPFNAWQCSITAQAPRPIWADTAYAEWEPVMPFVGIVAADREFLQWVATTESCDWGWLAVSSASPEALVEHLRSLTQALLPNGNSVFFRFWDGRYLLPILRSTEVDAAQLLPVIGRCLINGQSLDIGGRALKSTQVFPWWQVPESLLSQLAAHSAVTQINNLLKWLSEDRPDLFEAFSESVLRRKVASFLEAPDLPKAPKQALVDYLMVELN, encoded by the coding sequence GTGCCGCCTGATCACTTGTCGCCTCACGACTGGCTGGAACAGCAGCCGTTAGAACCGTCGGAACACCTCTTCGCGATCTTCAGCAATGCCAGCGCGGCTGAGCCGTTCAACGCCTGGCAGTGCTCGATCACCGCTCAAGCGCCGAGACCGATTTGGGCCGATACCGCCTACGCCGAGTGGGAACCGGTAATGCCTTTTGTGGGAATCGTCGCTGCGGACCGTGAGTTTCTGCAGTGGGTCGCCACTACCGAGTCATGCGACTGGGGTTGGTTGGCAGTTTCCTCGGCCAGTCCCGAAGCGCTGGTCGAGCACTTGCGCTCCCTCACGCAAGCGCTGCTACCCAATGGCAACAGTGTGTTTTTCCGCTTCTGGGATGGACGTTACTTGCTGCCGATTCTGCGATCCACCGAGGTTGATGCCGCGCAACTGCTGCCAGTAATCGGGCGTTGCCTGATCAATGGCCAGTCGCTCGACATCGGTGGTCGCGCATTGAAAAGCACCCAGGTTTTCCCATGGTGGCAAGTCCCCGAGTCATTGCTGAGTCAACTCGCCGCGCATTCCGCCGTCACCCAAATCAACAACTTGCTGAAGTGGCTGAGCGAAGACCGCCCGGACCTGTTCGAAGCGTTTTCCGAAAGTGTACTGCGGCGCAAGGTCGCGAGTTTTCTTGAGGCGCCGGACCTGCCGAAAGCACCGAAACAAGCCTTAGTGGATTACCTGATGGTGGAGCTGAACTGA
- the putP gene encoding sodium/proline symporter PutP produces the protein MSVSNPTLITFVIYIAAMVLIGFMAYRSTNNLSDYILGGRSLGSVVTALSAGASDMSGWLLMGLPGAIYMSGLSESWIAIGLIVGAYLNWLFVAGRLRVQTEHNGDALTLPDYFSSRFEDKSGLLRIISAIVILVFFTIYCASGIVAGARLFESTFGMSYETALWAGAAATIAYTFVGGFLAVSWTDTVQATLMIFALLLTPVIVLLATGGVDTTFLAIEAQDPSNFDMLKNTTFIGIISLMGWGLGYFGQPHILARFMAADSVKSIANARRISMTWMILCLGGTVAVGFFGIAYFSANPDLAAPVTENHERVFIELAKILFNPWVAGVLLSAILAAVMSTLSCQLLVCSSALTEDFYKTFLRKTASQVELVWVGRAMVLLVALIAIALAANPNNRVLGLVSYAWAGFGAAFGPVVLISVIWKDMTRNGALAGILVGAITVIVWKHFELLGLYEIIPGFIFASLAIYIVSKLGAPSKGMLMRFAAAEADFRLNK, from the coding sequence ATGAGCGTAAGCAATCCAACCCTGATCACGTTCGTGATCTACATCGCAGCAATGGTGCTGATCGGCTTCATGGCCTATCGCTCCACCAACAACCTTTCTGACTACATCCTGGGCGGTCGCAGCCTGGGCAGCGTCGTGACCGCGCTTTCCGCCGGCGCTTCCGACATGAGCGGCTGGTTGTTGATGGGCTTGCCGGGCGCGATCTACATGTCCGGCCTTTCCGAAAGCTGGATCGCCATTGGCCTGATCGTCGGTGCCTACCTGAACTGGCTGTTCGTCGCCGGTCGCCTGCGGGTGCAGACCGAGCACAACGGCGATGCGCTGACCCTGCCGGACTACTTCTCCAGCCGTTTCGAAGATAAAAGCGGCTTGCTGCGGATCATCTCCGCCATCGTGATCCTGGTGTTCTTCACCATCTACTGCGCTTCCGGCATCGTCGCCGGTGCCCGTCTGTTCGAAAGCACCTTCGGCATGTCGTACGAAACGGCGCTGTGGGCCGGTGCTGCAGCGACAATTGCCTACACATTCGTCGGCGGTTTCCTGGCCGTGAGCTGGACCGATACCGTACAAGCGACCCTGATGATCTTCGCCCTGTTGCTGACGCCGGTCATCGTGCTGCTGGCCACCGGTGGCGTCGACACCACGTTCCTGGCTATCGAAGCGCAAGACCCAAGCAACTTCGACATGCTGAAAAACACCACCTTCATTGGCATCATCTCGCTGATGGGCTGGGGCCTGGGCTACTTCGGCCAGCCGCACATCCTCGCGCGCTTCATGGCGGCGGATTCGGTCAAGTCGATCGCTAACGCTCGTCGCATCTCCATGACCTGGATGATCCTGTGCCTGGGCGGCACCGTCGCTGTAGGCTTCTTCGGTATTGCCTACTTCTCGGCCAACCCTGATCTGGCCGCGCCTGTGACCGAAAACCACGAGCGCGTGTTTATCGAGCTGGCGAAAATCCTCTTCAACCCTTGGGTTGCCGGTGTGTTGCTGTCGGCCATCCTGGCTGCCGTGATGAGCACCCTGAGCTGCCAGTTGCTGGTGTGCTCCAGCGCCCTGACCGAAGACTTCTACAAAACCTTCCTGCGTAAAACCGCTTCCCAGGTTGAACTGGTCTGGGTTGGCCGCGCCATGGTGTTGCTGGTTGCCCTGATCGCCATCGCGTTGGCCGCCAACCCGAACAACCGTGTACTGGGTCTGGTCAGCTACGCCTGGGCCGGTTTCGGCGCTGCGTTCGGTCCTGTGGTGCTGATCTCGGTGATCTGGAAAGACATGACCCGTAACGGCGCACTGGCCGGCATCCTGGTGGGTGCAATCACTGTGATCGTCTGGAAGCATTTCGAACTGCTGGGTCTGTACGAAATTATCCCAGGCTTCATCTTCGCCAGCCTGGCGATCTACATCGTCAGCAAGCTGGGTGCGCCGAGCAAAGGCATGCTGATGCGCTTTGCTGCGGCCGAAGCGGATTTCCGCCTGAACAAGTGA
- a CDS encoding type VI secretion system Vgr family protein, producing MFAPANQPRFTLTLDGVQNELKVLEFTGKEAISQPFRFDLELVSEQPDLELENLLHRQAFLSFDAQGSGIQGQIYRVGQGDSGNRLTRYQVSLVPRLTYLSQRFNQRIFQHKSVPAIIAQVLKDHGIQRDAFEFQLGSDYPEREYCVQYAESDLAFIQRLCAEIGIHFHFQHSSDGHLLVFGDDQTVFPRLPEPTLYLPGSGMAASAPAIKRFNVRLETRTTAVTRRDYDFHKPHLPLESRVDNEQRPVLEDYHFPGQFTGRESGKQLTQRALERHGADYRQAEGCSDQSALVSGHFLQLAEHPRDAWNDLWLITEIEHRGRQPQVLEESATDDGEFQGYRNTFLATPWDVSFRPPLGPDKPRMLGYQPAVVTGPTDSEIHCDEYGRVKVQLAWDRDGQLNEHSSCWLRVASGWAHDRYGSVLIPRVGMEVLVGFIDADADKPLVMGCLPNTATPVPLDLPADKTRSIFRSQSSPGGGGYNELRIEDRKGAEEIYLRAQRNWTQHVLNDQQVQVDNARSIVVTGIARHELKADEQRITHGQRQTEIRQDDHLLVTGDRHIRVTSQAINASQQFHVSAGQQVVIDGGASATIQAGGQWINIGPGGIFSSVPIVVGGAPMAAMAAVANSPDVPLKLAAAPAALLSAAQILSLKSDAPFCEECERCKGGVCAA from the coding sequence ATGTTCGCGCCTGCCAATCAACCGCGTTTCACGTTGACCCTCGACGGCGTCCAGAATGAGCTCAAGGTGCTTGAGTTCACGGGCAAGGAAGCCATCAGCCAACCGTTTCGTTTCGACCTGGAACTGGTCAGCGAACAGCCCGACCTCGAACTCGAAAACCTCCTGCACCGTCAGGCATTTCTGAGTTTCGATGCGCAAGGTTCCGGCATTCAGGGTCAGATTTATCGCGTCGGCCAAGGAGATTCCGGTAATCGTCTGACGCGCTATCAAGTCAGTCTGGTCCCGCGCCTGACTTACCTTAGTCAACGGTTCAATCAGCGAATCTTCCAGCACAAAAGCGTGCCGGCGATCATCGCGCAGGTCCTCAAGGACCACGGTATCCAGCGCGATGCCTTCGAATTTCAACTCGGCAGCGATTACCCCGAACGCGAGTACTGCGTGCAATACGCGGAAAGCGACTTGGCGTTCATCCAGCGCCTGTGCGCCGAGATTGGCATTCACTTCCATTTCCAGCACAGCTCCGACGGCCATCTGTTGGTATTCGGCGACGACCAGACGGTGTTCCCGCGTCTGCCCGAGCCCACGCTGTACTTGCCCGGCAGCGGCATGGCCGCGAGCGCTCCGGCGATCAAGCGTTTCAACGTGCGCCTGGAAACCCGGACTACAGCGGTTACACGCCGGGACTACGACTTCCACAAACCGCACCTGCCCCTTGAAAGCCGTGTCGATAATGAACAGCGACCGGTGCTGGAGGACTACCACTTCCCCGGACAATTCACCGGTCGCGAATCCGGCAAGCAACTGACCCAACGAGCGCTGGAGCGCCACGGCGCGGATTACCGTCAGGCTGAAGGGTGCAGCGATCAATCGGCGTTGGTCAGCGGACATTTCCTGCAATTGGCTGAACATCCGCGCGACGCCTGGAACGACCTGTGGCTGATCACTGAAATCGAACACCGTGGCCGACAGCCGCAGGTGCTGGAAGAGTCCGCCACCGACGACGGAGAATTCCAGGGTTATCGCAATACCTTTCTCGCAACGCCGTGGGACGTTTCGTTTCGCCCGCCGTTGGGGCCGGACAAGCCGCGCATGCTCGGCTATCAACCCGCCGTCGTCACTGGCCCGACTGACAGCGAAATCCACTGCGATGAATATGGCCGGGTCAAAGTCCAGCTCGCCTGGGACCGCGACGGCCAGCTCAATGAACATTCCAGTTGCTGGCTGCGGGTCGCCAGCGGCTGGGCTCACGACCGGTATGGCAGCGTGTTGATTCCGCGAGTCGGCATGGAAGTGCTGGTGGGCTTCATCGACGCCGACGCCGACAAACCACTGGTGATGGGCTGCCTGCCCAACACCGCGACCCCGGTCCCGCTGGACCTGCCGGCGGACAAAACCCGCAGTATTTTCCGCAGCCAGAGCAGTCCGGGAGGCGGTGGCTACAACGAATTGCGCATCGAGGATCGCAAAGGCGCCGAGGAAATATACCTGCGCGCCCAGCGAAACTGGACCCAGCACGTACTGAATGATCAACAGGTACAGGTCGATAACGCCCGCAGCATCGTCGTCACCGGCATCGCCCGCCATGAGCTCAAGGCCGACGAGCAACGCATCACCCACGGCCAGCGCCAGACTGAAATCCGGCAGGACGATCATCTGCTGGTGACCGGCGATCGGCACATCCGCGTGACCAGCCAGGCCATTAACGCCAGTCAGCAATTCCATGTCAGCGCCGGCCAGCAAGTGGTGATCGACGGTGGCGCCAGTGCAACGATTCAGGCGGGCGGGCAGTGGATCAACATTGGGCCTGGCGGGATTTTCAGCAGCGTGCCGATTGTGGTTGGTGGGGCGCCGATGGCGGCCATGGCGGCGGTAGCGAATTCGCCGGACGTTCCACTGAAACTCGCCGCAGCACCGGCAGCGTTGCTCAGCGCAGCTCAGATTCTCAGCCTGAAAAGTGATGCGCCGTTCTGCGAAGAATGCGAGCGCTGCAAGGGCGGTGTCTGTGCCGCCTGA
- the putA gene encoding trifunctional transcriptional regulator/proline dehydrogenase/L-glutamate gamma-semialdehyde dehydrogenase — translation MATTTLGVKLDDPTRERLKAAATSIDRTPHWLIKQAIFNYLEKLEGGATLTELSGLTKDSDDNVDAPTDHAHQCFLEFAESILPQSVLRASITSAYRRPEPEVVPMLIEQARLPAAMAEATNKLASSIADKLRNQKSAGGRAGIVQGLLQEFSLSSQEGVALMCLAEALLRIPDKGTRDALIRDKISTGNWQPHLGNSPSLFVNAATWGLLLTGKLVATHNETGLTSSLSRIIGKSGEPMIRKGVDMAMRLMGEQFVTGETIAEALANASKFESKGFRYSYDMLGEAALTEHDAQKYLASYEQAIHSIGKASHGRGIYEGPGISIKLSALHPRYSRAQYERVMDELYPRLLSLTLLAKQYDIGLNIDAEEADRLELSLDLLERLCFEPQLTGWNGIGFVIQAYQKRCPYVIDYVIDLARRSRHRLMIRLVKGAYWDSEIKRAQVEGLEGYPVYTRKVYTDVSYIACARKLLSVPEVIYPQFATHNAHTLSAIYHIAGQNYYPGQYEFQCLHGMGEPLYEQVVGKVSEGKLNRPCRVYAPVGTHETLLAYLVRRLLENGANTSFVNQIADQSISIQALVADPVASIEQMATVEGGFGLPHPRIPLPRDLYGAERANSSGIDMANEHRLASLSCALLATAHNSWKAAPMLGCTSSTETPAPVLNPSDLRDVVGHVQEATVEDVDNAIQCALNAGPIWQATPPAERAAILERAADLMEGEIQPLMGLLAREAGKTFANAIAEVREAVDFLRYYAVQARNDFSNDAHRPLGPVVCISPWNFPLAIFSGQVAAALAAGNPVLAKPAEQTPLVAAQAVRLLLEAGIPEGVLQLLPGRGETVGARLVGDDRVKGVMFTGSTEVARLLQRNVAGRLDAQGRPIPLIAETGGQNAMIVDSSALTEQVVIDVVSSAFDSAGQRCSALRVLCLQEDSADRVIEMLKGAMAECRLGNPERLSVDIGPVIDAEAKAGIEKHIQAMRDKGRNVYQVAIADAEEVKRGTFVMPTLIELESFDELQREIFGPVLHVVRYKRKDIDQLIGQINASGYGLTLGVHTRIDETIAKVIDNVNAGNVYVNRNIVGAVVGVQPFGGEGLSGTGPKAGGPLYLYRLLSTRPTDAIEQSFARGDAIAAPDVRLRDAMSKPLTALQAWADSNKFADLSTLCVQFAAQSQSGITRVLAGPTGERNSYAILPREHVLCLAEVEGDLLTQLAAVLAVGGSAVWPEAELTKAVFARLPKEVQARIKLVSDWNKDEVVFDAVLHHGHSDQLRAVCQQVAKRAGAIVGVHGLSQGETNIALERLVIERALSVNTAAAGGNASLMTIG, via the coding sequence ATGGCTACCACCACCCTTGGGGTCAAACTTGACGACCCAACCCGCGAACGCCTCAAGGCTGCCGCGACCTCGATTGATCGCACGCCGCACTGGCTGATCAAGCAGGCAATTTTCAATTACCTGGAAAAACTCGAGGGTGGTGCAACCCTGACCGAGCTGAGCGGTTTGACCAAGGATTCCGACGATAACGTCGATGCGCCAACGGATCACGCCCATCAGTGCTTCCTCGAATTCGCCGAAAGCATCCTGCCGCAATCGGTCCTGCGCGCTTCGATCACTTCCGCTTACCGTCGCCCTGAGCCGGAAGTGGTGCCGATGCTGATCGAACAGGCGCGTCTGCCTGCCGCGATGGCCGAAGCCACCAACAAGCTCGCCTCGTCGATTGCCGACAAACTGCGCAATCAGAAAAGCGCCGGTGGCCGTGCCGGGATTGTTCAGGGCCTGTTGCAGGAATTTTCCCTGTCGTCCCAGGAAGGCGTAGCGCTGATGTGCCTGGCCGAAGCGCTGCTGCGCATCCCGGACAAGGGCACCCGCGACGCACTGATCCGCGACAAGATCAGCACCGGCAACTGGCAGCCGCACTTGGGCAACAGCCCGTCGCTGTTCGTCAACGCCGCCACCTGGGGCTTGCTGCTGACCGGCAAACTGGTCGCCACCCACAACGAAACCGGCCTGACTTCCTCCCTGAGCCGCATCATCGGCAAGAGCGGCGAGCCGATGATCCGCAAGGGCGTCGACATGGCCATGCGCCTGATGGGCGAGCAGTTCGTCACCGGCGAAACCATCGCCGAAGCCTTGGCCAACGCGAGCAAGTTCGAATCCAAGGGCTTCCGTTATTCCTACGACATGCTCGGTGAAGCGGCACTCACCGAACATGATGCGCAGAAGTACCTGGCCTCGTACGAACAAGCCATCCACTCGATCGGCAAAGCCTCCCACGGTCGTGGGATTTATGAAGGCCCGGGCATTTCCATCAAGCTGTCCGCCCTGCACCCGCGTTACAGCCGTGCCCAGTACGAGCGCGTGATGGACGAGTTGTACCCGCGCCTGCTGTCGCTGACCCTGTTGGCCAAGCAGTACGACATCGGCTTGAACATCGACGCCGAAGAAGCCGACCGCCTCGAGCTGTCGCTGGATCTGCTCGAGCGCCTGTGCTTCGAGCCGCAACTGACTGGCTGGAACGGCATCGGTTTCGTGATCCAGGCGTATCAAAAGCGTTGCCCGTACGTGATCGACTACGTGATCGACCTGGCTCGCCGCAGCCGTCATCGTCTGATGATCCGTCTGGTAAAAGGCGCGTACTGGGACAGCGAAATCAAGCGCGCTCAGGTCGAAGGCCTGGAAGGCTATCCGGTCTACACCCGCAAGGTGTACACCGACGTTTCCTACATCGCCTGCGCTCGCAAGCTGCTGTCGGTGCCGGAAGTCATCTACCCGCAGTTCGCCACGCACAACGCCCACACCCTGTCGGCCATTTACCACATCGCCGGTCAGAACTATTACCCCGGCCAGTACGAGTTCCAGTGCCTGCACGGCATGGGCGAACCGCTGTACGAACAAGTTGTAGGCAAAGTCTCCGAAGGCAAGCTGAATCGTCCGTGCCGCGTGTACGCCCCGGTCGGTACTCACGAAACACTGTTGGCGTACCTGGTGCGTCGCCTGCTGGAAAACGGCGCGAACACTTCGTTCGTCAACCAGATTGCCGATCAGTCGATCTCGATTCAGGCGTTGGTCGCCGATCCAGTGGCCAGCATCGAGCAGATGGCAACCGTGGAAGGTGGCTTCGGCCTGCCGCACCCGCGCATCCCGCTGCCGCGTGACCTTTATGGTGCCGAACGCGCCAACTCCAGCGGCATCGACATGGCCAACGAACATCGTCTGGCTTCGCTGTCCTGCGCCCTGCTGGCCACCGCTCACAACAGCTGGAAAGCCGCGCCGATGCTCGGTTGCACGTCCAGCACTGAAACTCCTGCGCCAGTCCTGAACCCGTCCGATCTGCGTGACGTGGTCGGTCATGTACAGGAAGCGACTGTCGAAGACGTCGACAACGCAATCCAGTGCGCCCTGAATGCCGGCCCGATCTGGCAGGCCACCCCGCCCGCCGAACGCGCCGCGATCCTGGAACGTGCCGCCGATTTGATGGAAGGCGAGATCCAGCCGCTGATGGGCCTGTTGGCCCGTGAAGCCGGCAAGACCTTCGCCAACGCCATCGCCGAAGTGCGTGAAGCCGTGGACTTCCTGCGTTATTACGCGGTGCAGGCACGCAACGATTTCAGCAACGACGCCCACCGCCCGTTGGGTCCGGTGGTCTGCATCAGCCCATGGAACTTCCCGTTGGCGATCTTCAGTGGCCAGGTCGCTGCTGCCCTCGCCGCCGGTAACCCGGTACTGGCCAAGCCTGCGGAACAAACCCCGCTGGTGGCCGCTCAAGCCGTGCGCTTGCTGCTCGAAGCCGGGATTCCGGAAGGCGTGCTGCAATTGCTGCCGGGCCGTGGCGAAACCGTCGGCGCCCGTCTGGTCGGTGACGATCGGGTCAAAGGCGTGATGTTCACCGGTTCCACCGAAGTGGCTCGCTTGCTGCAACGCAACGTCGCCGGTCGCCTGGATGCTCAGGGTCGTCCGATTCCGCTGATCGCTGAAACCGGCGGCCAGAACGCGATGATCGTCGACTCGTCGGCACTGACCGAACAGGTTGTGATCGACGTGGTTTCCTCGGCCTTCGACAGCGCCGGCCAACGTTGCTCGGCTCTGCGCGTGTTGTGCTTGCAGGAAGATTCCGCCGACCGTGTCATCGAAATGCTCAAGGGCGCCATGGCTGAATGCCGTCTCGGCAACCCGGAGCGCCTGTCCGTGGACATCGGCCCGGTGATCGACGCCGAAGCCAAGGCTGGCATCGAGAAGCACATCCAGGCCATGCGCGACAAAGGTCGCAACGTGTACCAGGTGGCTATCGCCGACGCCGAAGAAGTCAAACGCGGCACCTTCGTGATGCCAACGCTGATCGAACTGGAAAGCTTCGACGAACTGCAACGTGAGATCTTCGGCCCGGTGCTGCACGTGGTTCGCTACAAGCGCAAAGACATCGACCAACTGATCGGCCAGATCAACGCGTCCGGCTACGGCCTGACCCTGGGCGTGCACACGCGCATCGACGAGACCATCGCCAAGGTGATCGACAACGTCAATGCCGGCAACGTCTATGTGAACCGCAACATCGTTGGCGCCGTGGTCGGCGTGCAGCCGTTCGGTGGTGAAGGTTTGTCGGGCACGGGTCCGAAGGCCGGTGGCCCGCTGTACCTGTACCGTCTGTTGTCGACCCGTCCTACGGATGCGATCGAACAATCCTTCGCTCGCGGTGACGCTATCGCTGCGCCGGACGTTCGTTTGCGCGATGCCATGAGCAAGCCGCTGACCGCCCTGCAAGCCTGGGCCGATAGCAACAAGTTTGCCGACCTGAGCACCTTGTGTGTGCAGTTCGCGGCGCAATCGCAAAGCGGGATCACCCGTGTACTGGCGGGCCCGACTGGCGAGCGCAACAGCTACGCCATCCTGCCTCGCGAGCACGTGCTGTGTCTGGCGGAAGTCGAAGGCGATCTGCTGACGCAACTGGCTGCTGTTTTGGCCGTAGGCGGTTCGGCGGTATGGCCGGAAGCTGAGTTGACCAAGGCAGTGTTCGCACGTCTGCCGAAGGAAGTTCAGGCGCGGATCAAGCTGGTTTCCGACTGGAACAAGGACGAAGTGGTGTTTGATGCGGTTCTGCATCACGGCCATTCCGATCAGCTGCGTGCGGTGTGCCAGCAAGTGGCCAAGCGTGCCGGGGCAATTGTCGGGGTTCATGGCTTGTCCCAGGGCGAGACTAATATTGCGCTGGAGCGTCTGGTGATTGAGCGCGCTTTGAGCGTTAACACCGCTGCGGCGGGTGGTAATGCCAGCCTCATGACCATCGGCTAA
- a CDS encoding acyl-CoA dehydrogenase — translation MSETLLSSRNLAFELYEVLDAEGLTQRERFAEHNRETFDAAIGTARNIAEKFFAPHNRKGDENEPRYENGQAILIPEVKPAVDAFLEAGFLNAARSFDAGGMQLPTLLSQACFAHFQSANAASTSYPFLTMGAANLIESFGTEEQKQRFLQPMIDGRFFGTMALTEPHAGSSLSDIRTRAEPASDGTYRLKGNKIFISGGDHPLSENIVHMVLAKLPDAPAGVKGISLFIVPKFLVNDDGSLGQRNDVLLAGLFHKMGWRGTTSTALNFGDNGECVGYLVGKPHHGLSYMFQMMNEARIGVGMGAVMLGYAGYLYSLEYARERPQGRVPDSKDPNTAPVAIIQHADVKRMLLTQKAYVEGSFDLGLYAARLFDDTTTLETEDARKQAHELLDLLTPIVKSWPSEFCLKANELAIQILGGHGYTREYPVEQYYRDNRLNPIHEGTHGIQSLDLLGRKLAQNGGAGLKQLIRLIANTAERAQAHESLTPLREPLEKLVARLQTVTISLLTDLGQGKVNSSLANSALYLKVFGHTVIGWRWLEQAIRAEEGLAKGNAADVSFYKGKLQAARYFLTWEVPGCHHELAILEARDDVCLSMQDEWF, via the coding sequence ATGTCCGAGACGCTGCTCAGTTCCCGCAATCTGGCTTTCGAGCTGTACGAAGTCCTCGATGCCGAGGGCCTGACCCAGCGTGAGCGGTTCGCCGAGCACAATCGCGAGACCTTCGACGCCGCCATCGGCACGGCCCGCAACATCGCCGAGAAATTCTTCGCCCCGCACAACCGCAAGGGCGACGAGAACGAGCCGCGCTATGAGAACGGTCAGGCGATTCTGATTCCTGAGGTGAAACCGGCGGTGGATGCGTTCCTCGAAGCCGGTTTCCTCAATGCCGCGCGAAGTTTCGACGCGGGCGGCATGCAACTTCCTACGTTGTTGTCCCAGGCTTGCTTCGCGCATTTTCAATCGGCCAACGCGGCATCCACTTCGTATCCGTTCCTGACCATGGGTGCGGCGAACCTGATCGAAAGTTTCGGTACCGAGGAGCAGAAGCAGCGCTTCCTGCAACCGATGATCGACGGGCGCTTTTTCGGCACCATGGCACTGACTGAACCCCACGCCGGTTCATCGCTGTCGGATATTCGTACACGGGCCGAGCCAGCGTCTGACGGCACCTATCGACTCAAGGGCAACAAGATCTTCATCTCCGGCGGCGACCATCCGCTGTCGGAAAACATCGTGCACATGGTGCTGGCCAAGTTGCCGGACGCACCGGCCGGGGTGAAGGGGATTTCGCTGTTTATCGTGCCCAAGTTTCTGGTCAACGATGACGGCAGCCTGGGTCAGCGCAATGACGTGTTGCTGGCTGGGTTGTTCCACAAGATGGGCTGGCGCGGCACTACGTCCACGGCGCTGAATTTCGGCGATAACGGCGAGTGTGTCGGCTATCTGGTGGGCAAGCCGCATCATGGCTTGAGCTATATGTTCCAGATGATGAACGAGGCGCGGATCGGGGTTGGCATGGGCGCGGTGATGCTCGGTTACGCCGGGTATCTGTATTCACTGGAGTACGCCCGCGAGCGGCCACAGGGTCGGGTGCCGGACAGCAAGGACCCGAATACCGCACCAGTGGCGATCATTCAGCACGCCGACGTCAAGCGCATGCTGCTGACCCAAAAAGCCTACGTCGAAGGCTCGTTCGACTTGGGGCTGTACGCGGCGCGACTGTTCGACGACACCACGACCCTTGAAACCGAAGACGCGCGCAAACAGGCCCATGAGTTGCTGGATTTGCTGACGCCGATCGTCAAATCCTGGCCATCGGAGTTTTGCCTGAAGGCCAACGAACTGGCGATCCAGATCCTCGGCGGCCACGGCTATACCCGCGAATACCCGGTGGAGCAGTACTACCGCGACAACCGCCTTAACCCGATCCACGAAGGCACGCACGGCATTCAGTCGCTGGACTTGCTTGGCCGTAAATTGGCGCAGAACGGTGGGGCGGGACTCAAGCAATTGATCCGGCTAATCGCCAATACCGCCGAGCGTGCCCAGGCGCATGAATCGCTGACGCCACTGCGTGAGCCGCTGGAGAAACTGGTGGCACGCCTGCAAACGGTGACCATCAGCTTGTTGACGGATCTGGGCCAGGGCAAGGTCAACAGCAGCCTGGCGAACTCGGCGCTGTACCTGAAAGTGTTCGGCCACACGGTGATTGGCTGGCGCTGGCTGGAACAAGCGATC